ACTTTAGTCTGTTCTAAATGAAATATAAATCTTCAAACCTTGGTACTCATGAAGATTCCAAGAGTTTCTGGATGTCTTTctgcaagaaaattttgaaacaacaaTCAGCTGCAATTACAGTTTTTGGCAGAAATAGAAATCGCAGAAAGGAATACATTGTTCTAACCTCTACTTTAAGAGGGGATGTAGTTGGTGCATATCGCTCCACAACCTTTCCTTCTTTGTTTAATAGAAACTTTGTGAAGTTCCATTTTAGGGCATCTCCAAATATCCCTCCTTTCTGTGATTTAAGGAACTTGTAAATGGGTGCTGCATTCTTCCCATTCACCTCAACCTATAACAGTTAACAGTTAAAAGAGACATTTAACACAAATGCATGTGCATTTCTCAAAtccaaggggaaaaaaaaaaaaaaaaaaaaaaaaaaaaaaaaaaaaacccttcctTTTGGCCGAATACATGCCACAACGAATAAATGAATTATAGGATTATTATCAAAACCAAATCAGTTACATCCTGGCTAATGAAATCTCAAAAGTAGATCCCAACCCCAGCAAGGCATGCTTGCTAGATTTATATCTTATGCAGAAGATCAGCTTTTGTGTTATTACATGCTAATGCATATCCTAATTCCATTTTGATCAGCTTTATTGTTAATTAATTTGCACAATAGAACTGCATATACGGATTgcttaaaaacatcatccatttTTTACTCTTTCATTTGTGAGGAATTACCTTATCAAAGATTGGGAATTCAGCTTTGAACATTGTGCATGCAGCTTCCTGAATCTCTTCATTGTTTCCTGGTTCTTGTCCTAAAAATTGGTTGCAAGGAAATGCCAAGATCTCAAACCCtgccaaaagaaaattacataGATAATCAATACCACATAGatgataatgaaaaaaaaaatgtattgataAATATTGTACATTGCTATGTAAGAATGAAAGACATACCCTGGTTTTTGTACTTTTCATACAGAACATTCAACTCCTTGTAATTTGTTTGTGTCAAACCACTGCAACAATAACGGCGATTTTATGAATGGAAAACAGTGAGATATACAACAATAAAGGTAACAAATACGATGGCTTACAACCTTAAAGTAAATCATAGATCCAaatcaaataagctcaaaatttttctttaatactaAGGATCATCCACATGATCTAAATAGTTTAAGTAAAAGACGGATTAGAGTTACCTCACATAGCTTCCCCTGATGAAATAACCCCTGAACTTAGATGCAAAATTCTTAAACACGCCgcacacaaaacaaaacttgaatGCTACTTTGATTTCAAACTACCCTATTTAAGGAAGTCATGGCTGCCAATTGctctcaaattttaatattCCATCTAACGAGATAGAAACTTTTTAATTTCCATTCCTTTTCTGCTGTTCATAACATCTCAGTAACGAATCATTAAAttgagtaaaatatttttcttttcttttattgaataGACAAATGTCATATTTATTACCACTGTAATTAAGTGAAGACCAGGTCGACGAAGAGGATAACTTAGTAGTGTTTTGAATCATTAGTACCTCACATAGCTTCCCTTGATGAAATAACCTCTGAACTTAGATGCAATATTCTTTAACACGCCgcacacaaaacaaaacttgaatGCTACTTTGATTTCAAACTACCCTATTTAAGGAAGTCATGGCTGCCAATTGctctcaaattttaatattCTATCTAACGAGATAGAAACGTTTTAATTTCCATTCATTTTCTGCTGTTCATAACATCTCAGTAACGAATCATTAAAttgagtaaaatatttttcctctctttttttggatagacAAATGTCATATTTATTACCACTGTAATTAAGTGAAGACCGGGTCGATGAAGAGGATAACTT
The Quercus lobata isolate SW786 chromosome 10, ValleyOak3.0 Primary Assembly, whole genome shotgun sequence DNA segment above includes these coding regions:
- the LOC115966019 gene encoding probable glutathione peroxidase 2 → MQLLKFTNFFSFFFLLISFFFGLYLYTNPSSLLSHSMAETTSKSIYDFTVKDIRGNDVSLSEYNGKVLLIVNVASKCGLTQTNYKELNVLYEKYKNQGFEILAFPCNQFLGQEPGNNEEIQEAACTMFKAEFPIFDKVEVNGKNAAPIYKFLKSQKGGIFGDALKWNFTKFLLNKEGKVVERYAPTTSPLKVEKDIQKLLESS